A single region of the Solwaraspora sp. WMMD406 genome encodes:
- a CDS encoding aminotransferase class I/II-fold pyridoxal phosphate-dependent enzyme, with the protein MTTAPQGPWVPLDRARHRTSVKWRIYPPDVLPVWVAEMDVELAVPIVDAIESAVRAGDLGYATGAGYAEAVAGFAAARWGWDGLDPARTAIVPDVMLGAVEMLRLVTGPGDTVVVNPPVYPPFYGFLRNLERRVCAAPLDDAGRLDLDVLAEAFTAARAGGRSAAYLLCSPHNPTGTVHTADELAAVAELAGRYGVRVVVDEIHAPMTASGVTFVPYLSVPGTDDGLTLISGSKGWNLAGLKAALAVAGLAAAADLARLPEEVGHGVNHLGVIAHTAAFRDGGDWLDTVRSAVDANRRLLADLLADHLPQVGYAPGQATFLAWLDCRGLGLGGDPAAVFLDRGRVALSSGVDFGAGGAGHARLNLAAAPETITEAVRRMAAAVAVA; encoded by the coding sequence GTGACGACAGCACCGCAGGGGCCGTGGGTGCCGCTGGACCGGGCCCGGCACCGGACCAGCGTCAAGTGGCGGATCTATCCGCCCGACGTACTGCCGGTGTGGGTGGCGGAGATGGACGTCGAGCTGGCGGTGCCGATCGTCGACGCGATCGAGTCGGCGGTGCGGGCCGGGGATCTCGGGTACGCCACCGGGGCCGGCTACGCGGAGGCGGTCGCCGGGTTCGCGGCGGCACGTTGGGGCTGGGACGGTCTGGATCCGGCGCGCACGGCGATCGTGCCGGACGTGATGCTCGGCGCGGTCGAGATGCTGAGGCTGGTGACCGGGCCGGGCGACACCGTGGTGGTCAACCCGCCGGTGTACCCACCGTTCTACGGCTTCCTACGCAACCTGGAGCGGCGGGTGTGCGCGGCCCCGCTGGACGACGCCGGCCGGCTGGACCTCGATGTGCTGGCCGAGGCGTTCACCGCCGCCCGCGCCGGTGGCCGGAGTGCGGCGTACCTGCTGTGCAGCCCGCACAACCCGACCGGGACGGTGCACACCGCCGACGAGTTGGCCGCCGTCGCCGAACTGGCCGGCCGGTACGGCGTACGGGTGGTGGTCGACGAGATCCACGCGCCGATGACCGCGTCCGGTGTGACGTTCGTGCCGTACCTGTCGGTGCCCGGCACCGACGACGGTCTGACACTGATCTCCGGGTCGAAAGGCTGGAACCTGGCCGGGTTGAAGGCCGCCCTCGCGGTCGCCGGGCTGGCGGCCGCCGCCGACCTGGCCCGGTTGCCGGAGGAGGTCGGCCACGGGGTCAACCATCTCGGGGTGATCGCGCACACGGCGGCGTTCCGTGACGGCGGCGACTGGCTGGACACCGTACGGTCGGCGGTCGACGCCAACCGGCGGCTGCTCGCCGACCTGTTGGCGGACCACCTGCCGCAGGTCGGGTACGCACCGGGTCAGGCGACGTTCCTGGCCTGGCTGGACTGTCGTGGCCTCGGGCTCGGCGGAGATCCGGCGGCGGTGTTCCTCGACCGGGGGCGGGTGGCGCTCAGCTCGGGCGTGGACTTCGGTGCCGGCGGCGCCGGGCATGCCCGGTTGAACCTGGCCGCCGCCCCGGAGACGATCACCGAGGCGGTACGGCGGATGGCGGCGGCGGTAGCCGTCGCCTGA